A genomic stretch from Spodoptera frugiperda isolate SF20-4 chromosome 14, AGI-APGP_CSIRO_Sfru_2.0, whole genome shotgun sequence includes:
- the LOC118279099 gene encoding protein IMPACT-like — protein sequence MENINLLKQGEEREALASIYEKEFEADSSGTGSSYCIKVQSSERNNEAVIHVTMPRDYPSESPPVYVVSAPWMDRKTKERLHHSLDQIYKKHKGEIIVFRWVEEIRNFLFSVESRQERNKRTERKKVKSRPDEYTKAAECPDITHGEVITDRKSSFQGHAARVGSVDDVKAVLSKLKMHRKIVNAKHNMVAYRIEHRTAKGVEIVQGYDEDGEAHAGGRLLHLLQTNNCLNTAVVVTRWFGGIQIGGDRFRHITNAAKQAIQQAGLLNKT from the exons ATGGAAAACATTAACTTGTTAAAACAG GGAGAAGAAAGAGAAGCGTTAGCTTCAATTTATGAGAAGGAGTTTGAAGCAGACAGCAGTGGTACTGGGAGTTCCTACTGTATTAAGGTACAGAGTTCAGAGAGAAATAACGAAGCCGTCATACATGTGACAATGCCCCGAGACTACCCCTCGGAGTCGCCGCCTGTCTATGTAGTATCTGCTCCGTGGATGGACAGGAAAACCAAGGAGAGACTCCACCACTCCTTGGACCAAATATACAA GAAGCATAAAGGTGAAATTATAGTGTTCCGGTGGGTCGAAGAGATCCGCAACTTCTTGTTTTCCGTCGAGTCCAGACAAGAGCGAAACAAGAGAACAGAGAGAAAGAAAGTCAAATCTCGTCCCGATGAATATACAAAGGCG GCAGAGTGTCCAGACATCACCCACGGAGAGGTCATCACAGATAGGAAAAGTAGCTTCCAAGGACACGCAGCTCGAGTTGGTTCTGTAGATGATGTCAA AGCTGTGTTGTCCAAACTAAAAATGCATCGGAAGATTGTAAACGCGAAGCACAACATGGTGGCGTACCGCATAGAACACAGAACAGCCAAAGGTGTGGAAATAGTGCAGGGGTACGATGAAGACGGCGAGGCGCACGCCGGCGGCAGGTTGTTGCACCTCTTGCAGACCAACAACTGCCTGAATACTGCGGTGGTAGTGACGCGCTG GTTCGGCGGCATACAAATAGGTGGCGACAGGTTCCGACACATCACCAACGCGGCGAAGCAAGCTATACAACAAGCGGGGCTGCTCAACAAaacttga
- the LOC126911356 gene encoding uncharacterized protein LOC126911356: protein MGYQMEMIVDQIAKCVQNNNEIKSTEEELRQSAANIKRVEVIAEKILKATKDTAKPDMGSVRTGPAKPQPNLKFGVSDADKELCREFFERLKLPTADIQVEVVVAVATGISVALQLAVLSKLKLHRKIVNAKHNMVAYRIEHRTAKGVEIVQGYDEDGEAHAGGRLLHLLQTNNCLNTAVVVTRW, encoded by the exons ATGGGTTACCAAATGGAAATGATTGTGGACCAAATCGCAAAATGCGtccaaaataataatgaaattaaaagcaCCGAGGAAGAACTAAGACAGTCCGCCGCAAATATTAAACGGGTTGAGGTAATTGCAGAGAAAATCCTCAAAGCCACTAAGGATACAGCGAAACCTGACATGGGATCAGTCAGAACTGGTCCTGCTAAACCACAACCCAACTTGAAATTTGGAGTCTCTGATGCAGACAAGGAACTGTGCAGAGAGTTCTTTGAGCGGCTCAAGTTACCAACGGCAGACATACAAGTTGAGGTTGTAGTTGCAGTGGCGACGGGTATCTCTGTTGCACTGCAACT AGCTGTGTTGTCCAAATTGAAATTGCACCGGAAAATTGTAAACGCGAAGCACAACATGGTGGCGTACCGCATAGAACACAGAACAGCCAAAGGTGTGGAAATAGTGCAGGGGTACGATGAAGACGGCGAGGCGCACGCCGGCGGCAGGTTGTTGCACCTCTTGCAGACCAACAACTGCCTGAATACTGCGGTGGTAGTGACGCGCTGGTGA